In one Halorubrum sp. CBA1229 genomic region, the following are encoded:
- a CDS encoding ABC transporter permease yields the protein MSRGEPAAQSGSGSGPGSRPKSGASGWLRGWRPAVGMAARNLRRNRVRTALAVLGVCIGVLAVAALGIFGNVLALGAQDAIGDIGTQVVVSPNADAGIESLSDADVADIRRAVGEPAVVPLYSDNAVVASQSDQEFATVYGVEEPALAFEAAEGRLPERHRQGAIVGADVAEELGVGAGDTVGIAGTQVRVVAVLVESQTFSPVAPDDAVFLPESAFSADGYAQALVVAESGEAARVAADDIRAEVNAREERVELFELAAIVDEVNEFFGLLSTFLLGLGAISLVVAGVSILNVMLMSTVERREEIGVMRAVGVTRRDVLRVLLAEAGLIGAIGAAAGTLLTVLLVAGLVAATPEVDAALALDPTNGYYLLLALGFGVGVGLVSGAYPAWKAANERPVEALRS from the coding sequence ATGAGCCGGGGCGAACCGGCGGCGCAGTCAGGTTCGGGTTCGGGGCCGGGCTCGCGGCCGAAGTCCGGAGCGAGCGGCTGGCTCCGCGGCTGGCGCCCCGCGGTAGGGATGGCCGCGCGGAACCTGCGCCGGAACCGGGTGCGGACCGCGCTCGCGGTGCTCGGCGTCTGCATCGGCGTGCTCGCGGTCGCGGCGCTCGGGATCTTCGGCAACGTGCTGGCGCTGGGCGCCCAGGACGCCATCGGCGACATCGGCACGCAGGTCGTGGTCTCGCCGAACGCCGACGCCGGGATCGAGTCGCTCTCCGACGCCGACGTGGCCGACATTCGGCGCGCCGTGGGCGAGCCGGCGGTCGTCCCGCTGTACTCGGACAACGCGGTCGTCGCCAGTCAGAGCGACCAAGAGTTCGCGACCGTCTACGGCGTCGAGGAGCCGGCGCTCGCGTTCGAGGCCGCGGAGGGCCGGCTCCCCGAGCGCCACCGGCAGGGCGCGATCGTCGGCGCCGACGTCGCCGAGGAGCTCGGCGTCGGCGCGGGCGACACCGTCGGGATCGCGGGGACCCAGGTCCGCGTCGTCGCGGTGCTCGTCGAGAGCCAGACGTTCAGCCCGGTCGCGCCCGACGACGCCGTCTTCCTCCCCGAGTCGGCCTTCTCGGCGGACGGGTACGCGCAGGCCCTCGTCGTCGCCGAATCGGGCGAGGCGGCGCGGGTCGCGGCCGACGACATCCGCGCGGAGGTGAACGCCCGCGAGGAGCGCGTCGAGCTGTTCGAGCTCGCCGCCATCGTCGACGAGGTCAACGAGTTCTTCGGGCTGCTCAGCACGTTCCTCCTCGGTCTCGGCGCCATCTCGCTCGTCGTCGCCGGCGTCTCGATCCTCAACGTGATGTTAATGAGCACGGTCGAGCGCAGGGAGGAGATCGGCGTGATGCGCGCGGTCGGCGTGACCCGCCGCGACGTGTTGCGCGTGCTGCTCGCGGAGGCCGGCCTCATCGGCGCGATCGGCGCCGCCGCGGGGACCCTCCTCACCGTCCTGCTCGTCGCCGGGCTCGTCGCCGCGACCCCGGAGGTCGACGCCGCCCTCGCGCTCGACCCGACGAACGGCTACTACCTCCTCCTCGCGCTCGGCTTCGGCGTCGGCGTGGGGCTCGTCAGCGGCGCCTACCCGGCCTGGAAGGCCGCGAACGAGCGACCGGTCGAGGCGCTCCGGAGCTGA
- the thiL gene encoding thiamine-phosphate kinase: protein MNERDALRRLSADLPHAGDDAAVVGDTVITTDMLHERTDFPPGTTRYTAGWRAVGASLSDVAAMGATATAAVAVYADAEFDPDRLDRFVAGAVDVCESVDADYVGGDLDSHDEFTTASTAIGEVADAGPVTRSGAAPGDALCVTGEWGRSAAALRLFERGDEASVERANDLFRFAPRVADGVALAGRATAMMDSSDGLARSLHQLAEASEVGFALDSDRLPVHPAVDDVAEGPADRFELAAHFGEDFELVCTVPEGDLDDAREACSGGLARVGTVIDAADGVTADGDPLPDRGYTHG from the coding sequence GTGAACGAGCGCGATGCGCTTCGCCGGCTCTCCGCCGACCTGCCGCACGCGGGCGACGACGCCGCCGTCGTCGGCGACACCGTCATCACGACCGACATGCTCCACGAGCGCACCGACTTCCCGCCGGGGACGACCCGGTACACCGCGGGGTGGCGAGCGGTCGGCGCGTCGCTCTCGGACGTGGCGGCGATGGGCGCGACCGCGACCGCCGCGGTCGCCGTCTACGCCGACGCCGAATTCGACCCCGACCGACTCGACCGGTTCGTCGCCGGCGCGGTCGACGTCTGCGAGTCGGTCGACGCCGACTACGTCGGCGGCGACCTCGACAGCCACGACGAGTTCACGACCGCCTCGACCGCGATCGGCGAGGTCGCCGACGCCGGCCCGGTGACGCGGTCGGGCGCGGCCCCCGGCGACGCGCTCTGCGTCACCGGGGAGTGGGGGCGGTCCGCGGCCGCCCTCCGGCTGTTCGAGCGCGGCGACGAGGCGTCGGTCGAGCGCGCCAACGACCTGTTCCGGTTCGCGCCCCGCGTCGCCGACGGGGTCGCGCTCGCCGGCCGCGCGACCGCGATGATGGACTCCTCGGACGGGCTCGCGCGGTCGCTCCACCAGCTCGCGGAGGCGAGCGAGGTCGGCTTCGCGCTCGATAGCGACCGGCTCCCCGTCCATCCCGCGGTCGACGACGTCGCCGAGGGGCCCGCCGACCGCTTCGAGCTCGCCGCGCACTTCGGCGAGGACTTCGAGCTCGTCTGTACCGTTCCCGAAGGCGACCTCGACGACGCCCGCGAGGCCTGCTCGGGCGGGCTCGCGCGCGTGGGAACCGTCATCGACGCCGCAGACGGGGTGACCGCCGACGGCGACCCGCTCCCCGACCGCGGCTACACGCACGGGTGA
- a CDS encoding MOSC N-terminal beta barrel domain-containing protein: protein MARIADLVAYPLKSNDGVALDRAELGAAGALRGDRTYALVEAGVDPHEASVGGNGGYVNGKREPAVHGIRASYELTDSVDATPTAVTLSRPARAETRTDADERRFALPDEADAVEAWVGEYLGYDVDLVREPDGGLPDDRVAHGPTAVSRATLETVAGWFDAVADATEMRRRLRPNVVLDDCPAFWEDRLFADRGEAVRVAAGDAELLGVNPCQRCVVPSRNPDTGAEIDGFRETFIKNRRATLPDWTESDRFDHDFRLMVNTVVPETQRGATLAVGDEVRIEGIEPLDGELY from the coding sequence ATGGCACGCATCGCGGACCTCGTCGCCTATCCGCTGAAATCGAACGACGGCGTCGCCCTCGACCGCGCCGAGCTGGGGGCGGCCGGCGCGCTCCGCGGGGACCGCACGTACGCGCTCGTCGAGGCCGGCGTCGACCCCCACGAGGCGTCCGTCGGCGGGAACGGCGGCTACGTCAACGGGAAGCGCGAGCCCGCGGTCCACGGGATCCGCGCGAGCTACGAACTGACCGACTCGGTCGACGCGACGCCGACCGCGGTGACCCTCTCGCGGCCGGCGCGCGCCGAGACGAGGACCGATGCGGACGAGCGGCGGTTTGCGCTCCCCGACGAGGCCGACGCGGTGGAAGCGTGGGTCGGCGAGTACCTCGGCTACGATGTCGACCTGGTGCGCGAGCCCGACGGCGGGCTCCCGGACGACCGGGTCGCACACGGGCCGACGGCCGTCTCTCGCGCGACGCTGGAGACGGTCGCGGGCTGGTTCGACGCGGTCGCGGACGCGACGGAGATGCGTCGGCGGCTCCGTCCGAACGTGGTCCTCGACGACTGCCCCGCCTTCTGGGAGGACCGGCTGTTCGCCGACCGCGGGGAGGCCGTCCGCGTCGCCGCGGGCGACGCCGAGCTGCTCGGCGTCAACCCCTGTCAGCGCTGCGTCGTCCCGTCCCGGAACCCGGACACGGGCGCCGAGATCGACGGCTTCCGCGAGACCTTTATAAAGAATCGCCGGGCGACGCTCCCGGACTGGACCGAGAGCGACCGCTTCGACCACGACTTCCGGCTGATGGTGAACACCGTCGTCCCGGAGACGCAGCGGGGGGCGACCCTCGCCGTCGGCGACGAGGTGCGGATCGAGGGGATCGAGCCGCTCGACGGAGAGCTGTACTGA
- a CDS encoding HVO_0476 family zinc finger protein → MTETGDRVGLACPSCSPGEETVHEVLRPGGQATVRCTDCDHTHKTEIPEEDTVELDIVVSQDGESFTTRMDVPADTYVGTGEEFVVDTPDALMQVRVTGIEVGPEQRVEDADIETVETLWTRAVDNVTVPVTLHPKDGNADETRSIRVNVPGDYEFTVAETEEFGDEEFVVEGVQIREDAPEYRHEKLDHDGDFAYAKDCKRVYGRDESLTAWSAW, encoded by the coding sequence ATGACCGAAACAGGCGACCGAGTCGGTCTCGCCTGCCCGTCGTGTTCGCCGGGCGAGGAGACCGTCCACGAAGTGTTGCGCCCCGGCGGGCAGGCGACCGTCCGCTGTACCGACTGCGACCACACGCACAAGACCGAGATCCCGGAGGAGGACACGGTCGAGTTGGACATCGTCGTCTCGCAGGACGGCGAGTCGTTCACCACCCGAATGGACGTCCCCGCGGACACCTACGTCGGGACCGGCGAGGAGTTCGTCGTCGACACCCCCGACGCGCTGATGCAGGTCCGCGTCACCGGGATCGAGGTGGGGCCGGAGCAGCGCGTCGAAGATGCCGACATCGAGACCGTCGAGACGCTGTGGACCCGCGCGGTCGACAACGTCACCGTTCCGGTGACGCTGCACCCGAAGGACGGGAACGCCGACGAGACGCGCTCGATCCGGGTGAACGTCCCCGGCGACTACGAGTTCACCGTCGCCGAGACCGAGGAGTTCGGCGACGAGGAGTTCGTCGTCGAGGGCGTCCAGATCCGCGAGGACGCCCCGGAGTACCGCCACGAGAAGCTCGACCACGACGGCGATTTCGCCTACGCGAAGGACTGTAAGCGGGTGTACGGCCGCGACGAGAGCCTGACGGCCTGGTCCGCCTGGTAG
- the aceA gene encoding isocitrate lyase: MHPNELDDDVFERDIDNPAGRKLRELFAEQEYTFAPGIYHALDARLAEMAGVDAAYMSGYSTVLGQFGFPDLEMVTMTEMVENAKRMVEATNLPVVADCDTGYGGVHNVRRAVREYEKAGVAAVHIEDQTSPKRCGHIAGKQIASREQARSRFEAAVDAKQSEDTVIIARTDAYGSANGDWEEHLERGRIYADAGVDLVWPEMPDPSREDAVEYAETIHETHPDLDLAFNYSSSFAWSEQEDPLTFAELGDLGYQYIFITLYGLHSGAHAVYEDMQNIAENDEQAQFDLEDRYLGHETESHHELSFVPRYQDIEARFDPEASARQEASAGFTEEENDPITAEDGDAEGETEEPPAAESDD, translated from the coding sequence ATGCATCCCAACGAGCTCGACGACGACGTCTTCGAGAGAGATATCGACAACCCGGCCGGCCGGAAGCTCCGCGAGCTGTTCGCGGAGCAGGAGTACACGTTCGCGCCCGGGATCTACCACGCGCTCGACGCCCGCCTCGCGGAGATGGCGGGCGTCGACGCCGCCTACATGAGCGGCTACTCGACCGTGCTCGGTCAGTTCGGCTTCCCCGATCTGGAGATGGTCACGATGACCGAGATGGTCGAGAACGCCAAGCGCATGGTCGAGGCGACGAACCTCCCGGTTGTCGCCGACTGCGACACCGGTTACGGCGGCGTCCACAACGTCCGGCGCGCGGTCCGCGAGTACGAGAAGGCCGGCGTCGCCGCCGTCCACATCGAGGACCAGACCTCGCCGAAGCGGTGCGGCCACATCGCGGGCAAGCAGATCGCCTCCCGCGAGCAGGCGCGGTCGCGCTTCGAGGCGGCCGTCGACGCCAAGCAGAGCGAGGACACGGTCATCATCGCGCGGACCGACGCGTACGGCTCCGCCAACGGCGACTGGGAGGAGCACCTCGAACGCGGCCGGATCTACGCCGACGCCGGCGTCGACCTCGTCTGGCCGGAGATGCCCGACCCGTCCCGCGAGGACGCGGTCGAGTACGCGGAGACGATCCACGAGACCCATCCCGACCTCGACCTGGCGTTCAACTACTCCTCGTCGTTCGCGTGGAGCGAGCAGGAGGACCCGCTCACCTTCGCAGAGCTCGGCGACCTGGGCTACCAGTACATCTTCATCACCCTGTACGGGCTCCACTCGGGCGCCCACGCGGTGTACGAGGACATGCAGAACATCGCCGAGAACGACGAACAGGCGCAGTTCGACCTGGAGGACCGCTACCTCGGTCACGAGACGGAGAGCCACCACGAGCTCTCCTTCGTCCCGCGGTATCAGGACATCGAGGCGCGGTTCGACCCCGAGGCGTCGGCCCGCCAGGAGGCGTCGGCCGGCTTCACCGAGGAGGAGAACGACCCGATCACCGCCGAAGACGGTGACGCCGAGGGAGAAACGGAGGAGCCGCCGGCCGCCGAGAGCGACGACTGA
- a CDS encoding ABC transporter ATP-binding protein produces the protein MYSVELRGATKRYPGGGAEPVVALDDVDFAVEPGEFVAVVGPSGSGKSTLLNVLGLLDDPTEGKRVLDGTDVTSLSVAERTAARKESIGFVFQDFHLLPTLTAVENVALPTAFDPGDASDRAADLLSRFGLGDRLDHEPSELSGGQKQRVAIARSLINDPAVLLADEPTGNLDTETGESILAEFERVKREGVAVVAVTHDPLVEGYADRVVELTDGVLVGGIPDGDETREAEPRPDPETATAEDQ, from the coding sequence ATGTATAGCGTCGAACTGCGGGGCGCGACCAAGCGCTACCCCGGCGGCGGCGCCGAGCCGGTGGTCGCGCTCGACGACGTCGACTTCGCGGTCGAGCCGGGCGAGTTCGTCGCGGTCGTCGGGCCGAGCGGCTCCGGCAAGTCGACCCTGCTGAACGTCCTCGGGCTGCTCGACGACCCGACAGAGGGGAAGCGGGTCCTCGACGGGACCGACGTGACGAGCCTCTCGGTCGCCGAGCGCACGGCGGCGCGCAAGGAGTCGATCGGCTTCGTCTTCCAGGACTTCCACCTGCTGCCGACGCTGACGGCGGTCGAGAACGTCGCGCTGCCGACCGCGTTCGACCCCGGCGACGCGAGCGACCGCGCCGCCGACCTGCTCTCGCGGTTCGGGCTCGGCGACCGGCTCGACCACGAGCCGTCGGAACTGTCCGGCGGGCAGAAACAGCGGGTCGCCATCGCCCGGTCGCTCATCAACGATCCCGCGGTCCTGCTCGCCGACGAGCCGACCGGCAACCTCGACACGGAGACCGGCGAGTCGATCCTCGCGGAGTTCGAGCGCGTGAAGCGGGAGGGGGTCGCGGTCGTCGCGGTGACGCACGACCCGCTCGTCGAGGGGTACGCCGACCGGGTCGTCGAGCTCACCGACGGCGTGCTGGTCGGCGGGATTCCGGACGGCGATGAGACGAGGGAAGCGGAGCCGCGCCCCGACCCCGAGACGGCGACCGCGGAGGACCAATGA
- the fer gene encoding ferredoxin Fer, with protein sequence MPTVEYLNYEVLDDHGWSMDDDNLFEEAAEADLDAEDYGTLEVNQGEYILESAEAQGYDWPFSCRAGACANCASIVKEGDIEMDMQQILSDEEVEEKNVRLTCIGSPATDEVKIVYNAKHLDYLQNRVI encoded by the coding sequence ATGCCCACAGTAGAATACCTCAACTACGAAGTGCTCGACGACCACGGCTGGTCGATGGACGACGACAACCTCTTCGAGGAGGCCGCCGAGGCCGACCTCGACGCCGAGGACTACGGCACCCTCGAAGTGAATCAGGGCGAATACATCCTCGAATCCGCCGAGGCACAGGGCTACGACTGGCCCTTCTCGTGCCGCGCCGGCGCCTGCGCGAACTGCGCCTCCATCGTGAAGGAGGGCGACATCGAGATGGACATGCAGCAGATCCTCTCCGACGAGGAGGTCGAAGAGAAGAACGTCCGTCTCACCTGCATCGGCAGCCCGGCGACCGACGAGGTCAAGATCGTCTACAACGCGAAACACCTCGACTACCTGCAGAACCGCGTCATCTAA
- a CDS encoding CheF family chemotaxis protein: MEESVVADFVGRVHTADIGSDKPVTGRVLLSQRRLVLATDDDKTTVPLSAVFDVSVGTVPGDLRSFFSDSVTLAYERRGDRRTALVEGESEDMERFIRLLFKALLRGVTVTVRHPAKVGGRVTDASDHTASVTLSPGAIGFVDCPDPFEVDLSAVIDYERTDRTLAGTQRPALVFRHVVDSRTVTSIATVPNERTLNVLGRYIKLEYEEVMEELESFDPTEEQLEILVSIYSAGGEANIADVVTGDVAQTSMVLDQLREEELVVDGESGAALTRKGQMIVTTYLESVNA, translated from the coding sequence ATGGAAGAGTCCGTCGTCGCCGACTTCGTCGGCCGCGTTCACACCGCGGACATCGGGAGCGACAAGCCGGTGACGGGGCGGGTGCTCCTGAGCCAGCGCCGACTGGTGCTCGCGACGGACGACGACAAGACGACCGTCCCCCTGTCCGCCGTGTTCGACGTCTCCGTCGGCACCGTCCCCGGCGACCTGCGCTCGTTTTTCAGCGACAGCGTCACCCTGGCGTACGAGCGGCGGGGCGACCGACGCACGGCCCTCGTCGAGGGCGAGTCGGAGGACATGGAGCGGTTCATCCGCCTGCTGTTCAAGGCGCTGCTGCGCGGCGTGACGGTCACCGTCCGGCACCCCGCGAAGGTGGGCGGTCGCGTCACGGACGCGTCGGACCACACGGCGTCGGTGACGCTGTCGCCCGGCGCGATCGGTTTCGTCGACTGTCCCGACCCGTTCGAGGTCGACCTCTCCGCCGTGATCGACTACGAGCGGACCGACCGGACGCTCGCCGGCACCCAGCGGCCCGCGCTCGTGTTCCGCCACGTCGTCGACTCACGGACCGTCACGTCGATCGCGACCGTCCCGAACGAGCGCACGCTGAACGTGCTCGGCCGGTACATCAAGCTGGAGTACGAGGAGGTCATGGAGGAGCTGGAGTCGTTCGACCCGACCGAAGAGCAGCTGGAGATCCTCGTGTCGATCTACTCCGCCGGCGGGGAGGCGAACATCGCCGACGTGGTCACGGGCGACGTCGCGCAGACGTCGATGGTCCTCGATCAGCTCCGCGAGGAGGAGCTCGTCGTCGACGGCGAGTCGGGCGCGGCGCTCACGCGGAAGGGGCAGATGATCGTCACCACGTACCTGGAGTCGGTCAACGCCTGA
- a CDS encoding sugar O-acetyltransferase, with protein sequence MPTETERMVAGEPYDPTDPALVADRERARDLTRRYNGTSGAERERRTDLLRELFDAVGEDPVVQPSLRCDYGYNVAVGDDFFANYGCVLLDACPITFGDRCMLGPGVHVYAVTHPIDPDERATGRERGRPVTVGDDAWIGGRAVLNPGVTVGDEAVVASGAVVTKDVPARTVVGGNPARVIREIE encoded by the coding sequence ATGCCGACCGAGACCGAGCGGATGGTGGCGGGAGAGCCGTACGACCCCACCGACCCGGCTCTCGTCGCCGACCGCGAGCGCGCCCGCGACCTGACGCGCCGATACAACGGGACGAGCGGGGCCGAGCGGGAGCGCCGGACCGACCTCCTCCGCGAGCTGTTCGACGCGGTCGGCGAGGACCCGGTCGTCCAGCCGTCCCTCCGCTGCGACTACGGCTACAACGTCGCCGTCGGCGACGACTTCTTCGCGAACTACGGCTGCGTCCTCCTCGACGCGTGCCCGATCACCTTCGGCGACCGCTGTATGCTCGGCCCGGGCGTCCACGTCTACGCGGTGACCCACCCGATCGACCCCGACGAGCGCGCGACTGGCCGCGAGCGGGGACGGCCCGTGACCGTCGGTGACGACGCCTGGATCGGCGGGCGCGCGGTGCTCAACCCCGGCGTGACCGTCGGCGACGAGGCGGTGGTCGCCTCCGGCGCGGTGGTCACGAAGGACGTGCCGGCGCGCACGGTGGTCGGCGGGAACCCGGCGCGGGTGATCCGGGAGATCGAATAG
- the psmA gene encoding archaeal proteasome endopeptidase complex subunit alpha has protein sequence MGNNDQQAYDRGTSLFSPDGRIYQVEYAREAVSRGAPSVGIRTAEGVVFVAMSRASSTLMEAESIEKLHKLDDHLGTASAGHVADARQLIDLARRQSQGNRLRYGEAVGVETLTKFVTDHIQENTQRGGTRPYGAALLIGGIENGEPRLFAADPSGTPNEWKATVIGGGRKEIQGHLEEEWNDDLSLPAGIELGLAALAAHEDEFEPDDVAVATITEADGYRTVPGDEVAEAFAAAGLATEDDEEPDADGDEETDAADEDDEE, from the coding sequence ATGGGCAACAACGACCAGCAGGCGTACGACCGCGGCACGTCGCTGTTCTCGCCCGACGGGCGCATCTACCAGGTCGAGTACGCCCGCGAGGCGGTCTCGCGCGGCGCGCCCAGCGTCGGGATCCGCACCGCCGAGGGCGTCGTGTTCGTCGCGATGTCCCGCGCCTCCTCGACGCTGATGGAGGCCGAGAGCATCGAGAAGCTCCACAAGCTCGACGACCACCTCGGCACCGCGAGCGCGGGCCACGTCGCCGACGCGCGACAGCTGATCGACCTCGCTCGCCGGCAGTCGCAGGGGAACCGCCTGCGCTACGGCGAGGCGGTCGGCGTCGAGACGCTGACGAAGTTCGTCACCGACCACATCCAGGAGAACACCCAGCGCGGCGGCACCCGCCCGTACGGCGCCGCGCTCCTCATCGGCGGCATCGAGAACGGCGAGCCGCGCCTGTTCGCCGCCGACCCCTCCGGCACCCCGAACGAGTGGAAGGCGACCGTCATCGGCGGCGGCCGGAAAGAGATCCAGGGCCACCTCGAAGAGGAGTGGAACGACGACCTCTCGCTTCCCGCCGGTATCGAGCTCGGCCTCGCCGCGCTCGCGGCCCACGAGGACGAGTTCGAACCCGACGACGTCGCGGTCGCGACGATCACCGAGGCCGACGGCTACCGGACCGTCCCCGGCGACGAGGTCGCCGAGGCGTTCGCGGCGGCCGGGCTGGCGACCGAGGACGACGAAGAGCCGGACGCCGACGGAGACGAGGAGACCGACGCTGCCGACGAAGACGACGAGGAGTAA
- the prs gene encoding ribose-phosphate diphosphokinase, whose translation MIVPGSSSQLLAAALAEETGRPLATPTYDRFPDGETLAAVPDFAGDEATVVATTDSDAAWVELLQLQDAVREAGAERVTTVIPYMGYARQDESFGDGEPVSARAMARAISTGADRVVLVNPHEPRVADFYDVPVETVDAAAVLADPLPAGLADPLFLAPDEGAVGIAETVRDAYGAGETDYFEKHRDRETGAVAVSPSDASVEGRDVVVVDDIIATGSTMSESVAVLNDRGAARVIAACVHPMLAANAVTKLRGAGVDRIVGSDTIERGCSVVSVAPVLAEALE comes from the coding sequence ATGATCGTTCCCGGATCCAGCTCACAGCTGCTCGCGGCCGCGCTCGCCGAGGAGACGGGCCGACCGCTGGCGACGCCGACGTACGACCGGTTCCCGGACGGCGAGACGCTCGCGGCGGTCCCCGACTTCGCCGGGGACGAGGCGACGGTCGTCGCGACGACCGACTCCGACGCGGCGTGGGTCGAACTGCTCCAACTCCAGGACGCCGTCCGCGAGGCCGGCGCCGAGCGCGTGACGACCGTGATCCCCTACATGGGGTACGCCCGGCAGGACGAGTCGTTCGGCGACGGCGAGCCCGTCTCGGCGCGGGCGATGGCGCGGGCGATCTCCACCGGCGCCGACCGCGTCGTCCTCGTCAACCCCCACGAGCCGCGCGTCGCCGACTTCTACGACGTCCCCGTCGAGACGGTGGACGCCGCGGCCGTCCTCGCCGACCCGCTGCCGGCCGGCCTCGCCGACCCGCTGTTCCTCGCGCCGGACGAGGGCGCGGTCGGCATCGCCGAGACGGTCCGGGACGCGTACGGGGCGGGCGAGACGGACTACTTCGAGAAGCACCGCGACCGCGAGACGGGCGCCGTCGCGGTGTCGCCGTCGGACGCCTCCGTCGAGGGGCGGGACGTGGTCGTCGTCGACGACATCATCGCGACCGGGTCGACGATGAGCGAGTCGGTCGCCGTGCTGAATGACCGCGGCGCGGCGCGGGTGATCGCGGCCTGCGTCCATCCCATGCTCGCCGCCAACGCCGTGACGAAGCTGCGCGGCGCCGGCGTCGACCGCATCGTCGGCAGCGACACCATCGAGCGCGGCTGCAGCGTCGTCAGCGTCGCCCCCGTCCTCGCCGAGGCGCTCGAATAG
- a CDS encoding PAS domain-containing protein, translating into MSLGSEVRVLHVDDEPSFAEMVTTFLEREHDRINVQTVTSPADGLQHLAARDIDCIVSDYDMPGTDGIEFLNAVREEYPELPFILFTGKGSEEIASDAISAGVTDYLQKTSSSSQYTVLANRISNAVDQYRSRRAVQETERKLSELANRTDDILFMFNDDWSELLFINSAYEEIWGGSTDELEENPLSFLDMVHPDDREKARESMEALSTGESSQVEYRVIPPDGEPRWVHGDTKPIQDDDGNVVRVVGLVRDITQQKKRELHLETIIDNLPGYVYRHGYEPEYPLEFVKGDAELITGYTATELEDQVINAEEIIHPEDRENLWSTHIEGLESTGRFDSRYRIVTKDGDVRWIRDQGQLVEDPVTGREVIDGFITDVSDEVQREQRIRNQQTFIDESLDALQDIFYAVTETGELRRWNERLSTVSGYADEELDEMGATDLFVEEHRERIDESIEDVMNTGSTVVQADILTADGERHSFEFRGTRLTDPLGDEIVAVGIGRDISEQVQR; encoded by the coding sequence ATGAGTCTTGGCAGCGAGGTTCGCGTTCTTCACGTCGATGACGAACCATCGTTTGCCGAAATGGTTACGACATTTCTCGAACGCGAACACGATCGGATTAACGTCCAAACGGTGACCAGTCCGGCTGATGGATTACAGCACTTGGCCGCTCGCGATATCGACTGCATTGTCTCGGATTACGACATGCCTGGCACAGACGGCATCGAATTTCTCAACGCCGTCCGCGAGGAGTATCCGGAACTCCCATTCATTCTCTTTACAGGCAAGGGCTCTGAAGAGATCGCCAGCGACGCGATTTCCGCGGGCGTAACCGACTATCTACAGAAAACGTCCAGTTCCAGTCAGTACACGGTCTTGGCCAATCGGATCAGTAATGCGGTCGATCAGTATCGCTCTCGCCGAGCGGTTCAGGAGACAGAACGGAAACTCTCGGAACTCGCTAATCGAACGGACGATATCCTTTTTATGTTCAACGATGACTGGAGCGAACTCCTCTTCATCAACTCCGCGTATGAAGAGATATGGGGCGGATCAACCGACGAGCTGGAGGAAAACCCGCTGTCGTTTTTGGATATGGTCCATCCCGACGACCGAGAGAAAGCTCGTGAGTCGATGGAAGCACTCTCAACGGGCGAATCATCCCAAGTGGAGTATCGAGTTATTCCACCGGATGGAGAACCCCGATGGGTTCACGGCGACACGAAACCCATTCAAGATGACGATGGAAACGTGGTCCGCGTGGTCGGTCTGGTCCGTGATATTACGCAACAGAAAAAACGGGAGTTACATCTGGAGACGATTATTGACAACCTTCCCGGATACGTGTATCGCCACGGGTACGAGCCAGAGTACCCGCTGGAGTTTGTCAAAGGCGATGCTGAACTGATTACGGGCTACACTGCGACCGAATTAGAAGATCAGGTGATCAACGCAGAAGAGATAATTCACCCTGAAGACCGGGAGAACCTCTGGTCTACCCATATCGAGGGACTCGAGTCAACGGGTCGGTTCGATTCAAGATACCGGATCGTTACCAAAGACGGTGACGTGCGGTGGATTCGCGACCAGGGCCAGTTGGTCGAGGACCCGGTAACCGGCCGAGAGGTTATCGATGGCTTCATAACCGATGTTTCGGATGAAGTCCAGCGAGAACAGCGGATTCGCAACCAACAGACGTTCATCGACGAGAGTCTGGATGCGCTTCAGGACATTTTCTATGCAGTAACCGAGACCGGAGAGTTGCGTCGGTGGAACGAACGCCTATCAACGGTATCTGGATACGCTGACGAGGAACTCGACGAGATGGGTGCTACAGACCTGTTCGTTGAAGAGCACCGCGAACGGATCGACGAGAGTATTGAAGACGTCATGAATACAGGCTCAACTGTTGTTCAGGCGGACATACTCACAGCCGATGGAGAGAGACATTCATTCGAGTTCCGCGGAACCCGCCTGACAGACCCGTTGGGGGACGAAATAGTGGCGGTTGGTATTGGGCGGGATATATCCGAACAGGTTCAACGCTAA